The following proteins come from a genomic window of Macadamia integrifolia cultivar HAES 741 chromosome 14, SCU_Mint_v3, whole genome shotgun sequence:
- the LOC122060646 gene encoding UDP-glycosyltransferase 88F3-like translates to MKDTIVLYPAPGLSHLVSLVELGKLIIHHYSHRFSLTVLLSSGDSFKLPAVDSYIDHISQTDPSIVFHRLPALPNPETSPPTTTFQIIRRNNPNLLHTLQTISNTSSIAALVIDFFCNPAFPIAVDLNIPLYFYVPTGASAVSLFLYLPTIHNQSDKSLRELGNTNLDIPGLPPIRAAQMPEVLHDRNSEFYDELLDMSINFTKSKGIISNTFQALEPRAIEAVEQQTLAFFCIGPLVVEPRDQSTESDCLRWLDAQPSRSVVFLSFGTRGVFPAKQIAEIAEGLERSGQRFLWVVRSPPPVHDSGKRLSLSATDDFDLDAVMPEGFLDRTRDRGLVVKSWAPQVEVLSRKSVGGFVTHCGWNSILEAVCAGVSMLAWPLYAEQEVNKVFLVEEMKLAMPMEAAEDGIVVAAEVEKRVGALMDSDEGAEMRKRCSKMRVKALAAWAEEGSSKNAFINLAKSLERK, encoded by the coding sequence atgaaagacaCCATAGTTCTGTACCCAGCTCCGGGCCTGAGTCACCTTGTCTCCCTGGTTGAACTGGGGAAGCTAATCATCCACCACTATAGCCACCGCTTCTCCCTCACAGTCCTCCTTAGCTCCGGCGACTCATTCAAACTTCCCGCCGTCGATTCTTACATCGATCATATCTCTCAAACAGACCCTTCAATTGTTTTCCACCGCCTCCCTGCTCTTCCCAACCCTGAAACTTCACCCCCCACCACTACCTTCCAAATCATTCGCCGCAACAATCCAAATCTCCTCCACACCCTCCAAACCATCTCCAACACTTCCTCCATTGCAGCCCTTGTGATCGATTTCTTCTGCAACCCCGCCTTCCCTATTGCCGTCGACCTAAATATCCCTCTTTACTTCTATGTCCCGACCGGTGCCTCTGCTGTCTCCCTCTTCCTTTACCTTCCAACGATTCATAACCAGAGTGACAAGAGCCTCAGGGAGCTTGGCAACACTAATCTAGACATCCCGGGCTTGCCCCCAATTCGTGCTGCACAGATGCCGGAGGTCTTACATGATCGGAACAGTGAGTTCTACGATGAGTTATTGGATATGTCCATCAATTTCACCAAATCAAAGGGCATTATATCAAACACCTTTCAGGCACTAGAGCCAAGAGCAATCGAGGCCGTCGAACAACAAACGCTGGCTTTTTTCTGTATTGGACCATTAGTTGTAGAACCCAGAGATCAATCTACTGAGTCAGATTGTTTGCGCTGGCTTGATGCGCAACCGAGTCGAAGCGTTGTGTTCTTGAGTTTCGGAACCCGCGGCGTTTTCCCGGCGAAGCAGATTGCAGAGATCGCCGAGGGGCTTGAGAGGAGTGGCCAGAGGTTCTTGTGGGTGGTGCGAAGTCCTCCACCAGTGCACGATAGTGGCAAACGGCTGTCGTTATCGGCCACTGATGATTTCGATCTTGACGCTGTGATGCCGGAGGGGTTTCTTGATCGTACCAGAGACAGGGGACTGGTGGTGAAGTCGTGGGCGCCGCAGGTAGAGGTACTAAGTCGGAAGTCGGTAGGTGGATTTGTAACACATTGTGGGTGGAACTCGATTTTAGAAGCAGTGTGCGCTGGGGTGTCCATGCTGGCTTGGCCGCTCTATGCGGAGCAGGAGGTGAATAAGGTGTTTTTGGTGGAGGAGATGAAGTTGGCGATGCCAATGGAGGCGGCGGAGGACGGAATTGTGGTTGCCGCCGAGGTTGAGAAGCGAGTTGGCGCGTTGATGGACTCGGATGAGGGGGCAGAGATGAGAAAACGGTGTAGTAAGATGAGGGTGAAGGCCTTGGCTGCGTGGGCTGAAGAGGGGTCGTCAAAGAATGCGTTTATCAATTTGGCCAAGTCATTGGAACGGAAATAA